In Desulforamulus hydrothermalis Lam5 = DSM 18033, a genomic segment contains:
- the glgD gene encoding glucose-1-phosphate adenylyltransferase subunit GlgD → MKNVMGIINLQEDVDFLKEICHHRPAAAIPFGGRYRMIDFVLSSMVNSGIRNVGILVQHKYRALMDHLGNGREWDLGRKRDGLFYLPPVQGCQQGNYKWDLRHFYNHLDYLQYSRQKYVLVAGSNMICNIDYRAAFQFHQAMSADITVLYKDMEDTAVNLAGCHFIQTAEDGRLIDLEINPNHKTGNQMSMEMFILEKSLLIDLILRCHARGECDLVRDGLIRNLSRLRIYGYPYRGYLARIDSVQSYYNHSMELLQPNLWQLLFFNEGRIITKVKDGAPTKYSRYARVQNSLIANGGIIEGTVENSILFRGVYVGPGALIKDSIIMQKCKIEEGAVVDKVIADKEVVITKGKHLKGESNYPLVVMKKSVI, encoded by the coding sequence ATGAAAAATGTGATGGGTATTATCAATCTGCAGGAGGACGTTGATTTTTTAAAAGAAATCTGCCATCACCGGCCGGCGGCCGCTATACCCTTCGGCGGCCGTTACCGGATGATTGATTTTGTCTTATCCAGTATGGTTAATTCAGGTATTCGTAACGTGGGTATTCTGGTGCAGCATAAATATCGTGCCTTGATGGATCATCTGGGCAACGGCAGAGAGTGGGATCTGGGCCGCAAGAGAGACGGCCTGTTTTACCTGCCGCCGGTACAGGGGTGTCAACAGGGTAACTATAAGTGGGATCTGCGGCATTTTTACAATCACCTGGATTACCTGCAATACAGCCGGCAAAAATATGTCCTGGTGGCCGGCAGTAATATGATTTGCAATATTGACTACCGGGCCGCCTTTCAATTTCATCAGGCCATGAGTGCGGATATAACTGTTTTATATAAAGACATGGAAGACACTGCCGTTAATTTAGCCGGCTGCCATTTTATTCAAACAGCTGAAGACGGACGTCTGATTGATTTGGAAATCAACCCCAACCATAAGACGGGTAACCAAATGTCTATGGAAATGTTTATTTTAGAGAAATCTTTATTAATTGATTTAATACTCCGCTGTCACGCCCGGGGCGAATGTGATTTGGTGAGGGACGGTTTAATTCGCAATTTAAGTCGTTTAAGGATATACGGCTATCCCTACCGGGGCTATCTGGCCCGTATTGATTCAGTGCAAAGTTATTACAACCACAGTATGGAGCTGTTGCAGCCAAACCTTTGGCAGTTGTTGTTTTTTAATGAAGGGCGCATCATTACAAAAGTAAAAGACGGTGCCCCAACCAAATACAGCAGGTATGCCCGGGTGCAGAATTCTTTGATTGCCAACGGCGGCATCATTGAAGGGACGGTTGAAAACAGTATTCTGTTCCGTGGTGTATATGTGGGGCCGGGCGCCTTAATTAAAGACAGTATTATTATGCAAAAATGCAAGATAGAAGAAGGGGCTGTGGTGGATAAAGTTATTGCAGATAAAGAAGTTGTTATTACCAAGGGTAAACATTTAAAGGGCGAGAGCAATTATCCCCTGGTTGTCATGAAAAAATCAGTTATTTAA
- a CDS encoding glucose-1-phosphate adenylyltransferase, translated as MQAKECIAMLLAGGQGSRLGVLTKKLAKPAVPFGGKYRIIDFTLSNCTNSGIDTVGVLTQYQPLALNTYIGIGSHWDLDRQSGGVTVLPPFVKEMGGEWYKGTANAIYQNIEFVDQYRPKYLLVLSGDHVYKMDYSLMLDFHKEKQADVTIAVIEVPWEEASSFGIMNTARDARIIDFEEKPAVPKSNLASMGVYIFNWLLLKKYLEEDEQNPRSSHDFGKNIIPLMLRAGLKLYAYPFKGYWRDVGTIKSLWQANMDLLADKPGLNLNDPNWTVYSVNPNHPPQYIAPTARVTGSLVNEGCLVYGEVNHSILFPGVYIGAGAKIKDAVIMPNAKIGAHTVIERAIVGVEAVIEDRCQVGCPAEERRQCSDPCSGITVVEGNIVLTCGTVFKKCKLPSNFIACSV; from the coding sequence TATTAACCAAAAAACTGGCTAAACCGGCGGTTCCCTTTGGCGGGAAATACCGGATTATTGACTTTACTCTCAGCAACTGTACTAACTCGGGCATTGATACGGTGGGTGTATTGACCCAGTATCAACCACTGGCTTTAAATACTTACATCGGCATTGGCAGCCATTGGGATTTAGACCGTCAAAGCGGCGGTGTTACTGTGCTGCCGCCCTTTGTCAAAGAAATGGGGGGAGAATGGTACAAGGGTACGGCCAATGCCATTTATCAAAATATAGAGTTTGTCGATCAGTATCGTCCCAAATACCTGTTGGTACTGTCGGGCGACCATGTATATAAAATGGATTATTCTTTAATGTTGGATTTTCATAAAGAAAAACAGGCGGATGTCACCATAGCAGTCATTGAAGTTCCCTGGGAAGAAGCGAGCAGTTTCGGCATCATGAACACCGCCCGGGATGCCCGCATTATTGATTTTGAGGAAAAACCTGCGGTTCCCAAAAGCAACCTGGCTTCCATGGGGGTGTATATTTTCAACTGGTTATTATTAAAAAAATATTTGGAGGAAGATGAACAAAATCCCCGTTCCAGTCATGACTTTGGCAAGAATATTATCCCCTTGATGCTGCGGGCCGGCCTTAAATTGTACGCTTACCCTTTTAAGGGATACTGGCGGGATGTGGGAACAATTAAAAGCCTTTGGCAAGCTAATATGGATTTACTGGCTGATAAGCCCGGCTTAAATCTAAACGATCCTAACTGGACCGTTTACTCGGTAAATCCCAATCACCCGCCGCAGTATATTGCCCCAACCGCCCGGGTAACCGGTTCCCTGGTAAATGAAGGGTGTCTGGTTTACGGTGAGGTGAATCATTCAATCCTCTTTCCCGGTGTTTATATCGGGGCAGGTGCCAAAATTAAAGATGCAGTGATTATGCCAAATGCCAAAATAGGGGCCCACACTGTCATTGAGCGGGCTATTGTTGGTGTGGAGGCGGTTATTGAAGACCGGTGTCAGGTTGGTTGTCCGGCGGAGGAGAGAAGACAGTGCAGCGATCCCTGCTCCGGCATAACCGTAGTGGAGGGCAATATAGTGCTAACCTGCGGTACGGTGTTTAAAAAATGCAAACTGCCCAGTAATTTTATTGCCTGCAGTGTCTAA